A stretch of the Lolium perenne isolate Kyuss_39 chromosome 3, Kyuss_2.0, whole genome shotgun sequence genome encodes the following:
- the LOC139837883 gene encoding uncharacterized protein, with the protein MSPEPWFVAGDFNECLFQSEHMSARRRSESRMQDFRDALRFCNLHDLGFRGQPWTFNNKQQGKRNVRVRLDRAVASPAWTAIYPQATVQHMVTSRSDHCPIVITLKEETNKPVKLPPRYEAMWEREPSLNECIEEAWVHLKPASNLEEIQQKISHTMTAMGNWSRKEFGSVNSEIKRLKKRLGNLQRRNYIRNQLEIEKVAARLDELLLREEIMWRQRSRVTWLKEGDQNTNYFHRKASGRKRKNKISKLRKPDGSMTENEDEFLDIACNFFNELYKEDPNINPSTLLNLIEPNVTDEMNKTLVADFTDEEIGNALFQIGPLKAPGPDGLPARFFQRNWGLLKKEVCEAIKLFFNNGVIPDNFNMTKIVLIPKVDNAIELKEYRPISLCNVIYKVISKCLVNRLRPYLQTLISENQSAFIPGRLISDNALVAFECFHAIHRTNKEEESFCAYKLDLSKAYDRVDWRFLEGALNKWGFDCKWINWIMACVKSVKYTVQINGHLTNEFSPSRGLRQGDPLSPYLFLLVAESLTLIINKARVNGELQDFKICRGSPGISHLMFADDCLLFFKANPGRATVIKSAISIFENGSGQLLSANKCSLLFSESCPEQCQQQVRQILEVTRESFEDKYLGFPTPEGRMKKGKFQPSKDRLSKKMNYWAERFMSMGAKDALIKSVAQAIPNHIMSIFKLPMGFHDDYMKMVRTFWWGEDEKKRKVHWAAWDILTSPKNLGGVGFRDSKLMNQAMLARQCWRLMKYPNSLCARLLKSIYYPRGNFLDTVFKQDASPGWRGIEFGLELFKEGLIWRIGAGKSINIWRDNWIARDYNLKVAAGKTNTRIRRADHLIIQNPSRWNEHLIRKIFYMEDADWILKQKLPRNTCHDFLAWHYEKTGEFSVKSAYRLAYNLQHGVRWKAGSSASKDNSRNVWKPIWNSNVPSKVKIFGWRAASDNLATKKNKFRRTLELDSTCNICGREEEDSFHATVNCTKARALRWAMRTHWDLPPEHCFYKTGPEWLQQLMTNCGEIQRSRILMILWRSWHLRCDVTHGRGEETIARSVAFLLSYDKDLQNLLGSDSANAGNIYSRTPISNSEVDDRGQLVNRNIWKPPTEGNLKINVDAAFSEDTGDAAIGVIARDHLGHISLAASIVIDKCSDAEEAEACAIREGLNLAVEYNLKPNAIESDCANAVATANSHKVVASRCWGIYRDIERLKILSPGCNVTKVARSCNSVAHELAKLARVSGDSYVWLPPIPGNVLALCVKDLCTNHVMNE; encoded by the coding sequence ATGTCACCAGAACCATGGTTTGTTGCTGGCGACTTCAACGAATGCTTGTTTCAGTCTGAGCACATGTCAGCTAGAAGGAGAAGTGAAAGCCGTATGCAAGATTTCAGAGATGCGCTGAGGTTCTGTAATCTACATGACTTGGGTTTCCGTGGGCAGCCTTGGACTTTCAACAACAAGCAGCAAGGGAAGAGAAATGTTAGAGTTCGTCTTGATAGGGCAGTTGCTTCTCCGGCTTGGACTGCTATCTATCCACAAGCTACGGTCCAGCATATGGTCACGTCAAGATCTGACCATTGCCCCATTGTTATAACTCTGAAGGAGGAGACAAACAAACCTGTAAAATTGCCACCAAGGTATGAAGCAATGTGGGAACGTGAACCCTCTCTAAATGAATGTATAGAGGAAGCTTGGGTGCATCTCAAACCTGCAAGCAACCTGGAAGAAATTCAACAGAAAATCTCCCATACTATGACGGCTATGGGAAATTGGAGCAGGAAGGAATTTGGGTCAGTAAATAGTGAAATTAAGCGCCTTAAGAAGAGACTGGGAAATCTGCAGAGAAGAAATTACATTAGAAatcaattggaaattgaaaaggTTGCTGCCCGGTTGGATGAGCTACTACTTAGAGAGGAGATAATGTGGAGGCAGAGATCAAGAGTGACCTGGTTGAAGGAAGGAGATCAGAACACAAATTATTTCCATAGGAAAGCGTCGGGTAGGAAGAGGAAAAATAAGATCAGTAAACTAAGAAAACCTGACGGATCCATGACAGAAAATGAAGACGAGTTCCTGGATATTGCTTGCAATTTTTTCAACGAGCTCTACAAAGAAGACCCAAATATCAACCCTTCCACACTGCTGAACCTGATTGAACCAAATGTCACAGATGAGATGAACAAAACACTGGTGGCAGACTTCACAGATGAGGAGATCGGGAATGCACTGTTCCAGATTGGGCCTTTGAAAGCTCCAGGTCCAGATGGCTTGCCTGCGAGGTTTTTCCAGCGAAACTGGGGGCTCTTGAAAAAAGAGGTTTGTGAAGCTATCAAACTATTCTTCAATAACGGAGTAATCCCGGATAATTTCAACATGACAAAGATAGTTCTAATCCCAAAGGTGGACAATGCTATAGAGTTGAAAGAGTACAGACCAATCTCGCTATGCAATGTTATTTACAAAGTCATATCCAAATGCCTAGTCAATAGGCTAAGACCTTACCTCCAGACTTTGATCTCAGAAAATCAAAGCGCTTTTATCCCGGGCCGGTTGATATCCGATAATGCACTGGTTGCATTCGAGTGCTTCCATGCTATCCATAGAACAAATAAGGAAGAGGAATCCTTCTGTGCGTATAAGCTTGACCTATCCAAGGCCTACGACAGAGTGGACTGGAGATTCCTCGAAGGTGCGCTCAACAAATGGGGCTTTGATTGTAAATGGATAAATTGGATTATGGCCTGCGTCAAGTCGGTGAAGTATACAGTTCAAATCAACGGCCACCTGACAAACGAGTTCAGTCCATCTAGAGGACTAAGACAAGGGGACCCACTGTCACCGTACCTCTTCCTCCTTGTGGCCGAGAGTCTAACTTTGATCATCAACAAAGCAAGGGTCAATGGGGAGTTGCAAGACTTCAAAATCTGTAGAGGTTCCCCTGGTATCTCCCACCTTATGTTCGCGGACGACTGCCTGCTTTTCTTCAAAGCAAACCCAGGGCGGGCAACTGTGATTAAATCAGCTATATCCATCTTCGAGAATGGCTCGGGACAACTCCTAAGTGCAAATAAATGCTCACTTCTGTTTAGCGAAAGCTGCCCCGAACAATGTCAGCAGCAAGTTAGACAGATTCTAGAAGTTACCAGGGAATCCTTTGAGGATAAGTACCTGGGGTTCCCTACTCCAGAGGGACGAATGAAGAAAGGGAAGTTCCAACCGTCGAAAGACCGCCTATCGAAGAAGATGAATTACTGGGCTGAGCGTTTCATGTCAATGGGTGCTAAAGATGCTCTTATTAAGTCGGTAGCACAAGCCATACCGAATCACATTATGAGCATCTTTAAGCTCCCGATGGGATTCCATGATGATTACATGAAGATGGTGAGAACCTTCTGGTGGGGAGAAGATGAAAAAAAGAGGAAGGTGCACTGGGCGGCATGGGACATCCTGACCAGTCCAAAAAATCTAGGAGGGGTTGGTTTCAGGGATTCCAAACTTATGAACCAAGCCATGCTTGCGAGGCAGTGTTGGAGATTAATGAAGTACCCAAACAGCTTATGTGCCAGGCTACTAAAATCCATATACTATCCGCGGGGAAATTTTTTAGATACAGTTTTCAAACAGGATGCTTCTCCTGGATGGCGAGGTATAGAATTTGGCCTTGAATTATTTAAAGAAGGTCTGATATGGAGAATTGGAGCTGGAAAAAGTATAAACATCTGGAGGGATAATTGGATAGCTAGAGACTACAATCTCAAAGTTGCTGCAGGGAAAACAAACACCAGAATTAGGCGTGCTGACCACCTCATCATACAGAACCCAAGTAGATGGAATGAGCATCTGATAAGGAAGATTTTCTATATGGAAGATGCTGATTGGATTCTCAAACAAAAGCTTCCAAGGAATACCTGTCACGACTTTCTAGCATGGCACTATGAGAAAACGGGTGAGTTCTCAGTCAAAAGTGCATACAGGCTAGCCTATAATTTGCAACATGGAGTAAGATGGAAGGCTGGGTCGAGTGCAAGCAAGGACAACAGTAGGAATGTTTGGAAGCCAATTTGGAATTCAAATGTGCCAAGTAAAGTGAAGATCTTTGGGTGGAGAGCCGCCTCAGATAACTTGGCAACAAAAAAGAACAAATTTAGAAGGACCCTCGAACTGGATAGCACCTGCAATATATGTGGGAGAGAGGAAGAGGACAGCTTCCATGCCACTGTAAATTGCACCAAAGCCAGAGCATTAAGATGGGCAATGAGAACTCACTGGGATCTCCCACCAGAACATTGTTTCTACAAAACAGGGCCGGAATGGCTACAACAGTTGATGACAAACTGTGGAGAAATTCAGCGTAGCAGAATCCTCATGATCTTGTGGAGATCATGGCACTTGCGCTGTGATGTGACACACGGTAGAGGTGAAGAAACCATCGCTAGATCGGTGGCTTTTCTTCTAAGCTATGATAAAGACCTTCAGAATTTGCTTGGTTCTGATTCTGCTAATGCTGGTAATATTTACTCCAGAACTCCTATATCTAACTCGGAAGTTGATGACAGGGGCCAGTTAGTAAACAGGAATATATGGAAACCACCAACGGAAGGGAACCTGAAGATTAACGTGGATGCGGCCTTTTCAGAAGATACTGGAGATGCTGCCATTGGAGTCATCGCCCGCGATCATCTGGGGCACATCAGCTTGGCGGCAAGCATTGTCATCGATAAATGCAGTGATGCGGAAGAAGCTGAAGCTTGTGCAATCAGAGAGGGATTAAACCTGGCAGTCGAGTACAACCTGAAACCTAATGCTATTGAGTCAGATTGTGCAAATGCAGTGGCTACTGCAAACAGTCACAAGGTTGTAGCGTCCAGATGCTGGGGCATTTACAGAGATATAGAGCGTCTTAAAATTTTAAGTCCAGGCTGTAATGTGACTAAGGTTGCAAGGTCTTGTAATTCTGTAGCCCACGAACTAGCGAAGTTAGCCAGAGTTAGTGGTGACAGCTACGTGTGGCTGCCTCCTATACCAGGCAATGTCTTAGCTTTATGTGTAAAGGATTTGTGTACGAACCATGTGATGAATGAATGA